In a single window of the Nicotiana tomentosiformis chromosome 8, ASM39032v3, whole genome shotgun sequence genome:
- the LOC138897965 gene encoding uncharacterized protein, producing the protein MDPLKYIFQKPMPTGRIAKWHILLTEFDIVYVTCTAMKIQALADHLDENSVDDEYQPLSTYFSDKEVNSVEVIPENTNAWKMFFDRFVNAKGVGIGEILISRTGQHYTTTARLRFFCTNNTGEYEACIMGMNMEVDLDVPELLIMGDSYLIIWQAQVKWETRDIKLIPYRQHVEDLSKWFKSVEIRYIPRFHNELTYALATLASMLPYPGNVHTSWRFRFKQGMAIVT; encoded by the coding sequence ATGGATCCTTTGAAGTATATATTCCAAAAACCCATGCCCACTGGAAGGATAGCGAAATGGCATATCCTTCTTACCGAGTTTGACATTGTCTATGTCACTTGCACGGCGATGAAAATTCAAGCCTTGGCAGATCACCTGGACGAGAACTCGGTCGATGATGAATATCAACCATTAAGCACTTATTTTTCGGACAAGGAAGTAAACTCGGTTGAAGTAATTCCAGAGAACACCAATGCCTGGAAAATGTTCTTTGATAGGTTCGTAAACGCAAAAGGCGTGGGGATTGGGGAAATTCTGATTTCGCGCACAGGTCAGCACTATACGACCACAGCCCGTCTTCGATTTTTCTGTACAAACAACACTGGCGAGTATGAAGCCTGCATCATGGGCATGAATATGGAAGTTGATTTGGATGTACCAGAATTATTAATCATGGGAGATTCTTATTTAATCATTTGGCAAGCCCAAGTTAAATGGgaaactcgagacatcaagcttattccttACAGGCAACACGTTGAGGATCTCAGCAAATGGTTTAAGTCTGTCGAGATCAGGTATATTCCCCGATTCCACAATGAGCTAACTTATGCACTAGCTACTTTGGCCTCAATGTTGCCGTACCCGGGTAATGTTCATACCAGCTGGAGATTCAGGTTCAAGCAAGGCATGGCTATTGTAACGTAA